The following are encoded together in the Juglans microcarpa x Juglans regia isolate MS1-56 chromosome 2D, Jm3101_v1.0, whole genome shotgun sequence genome:
- the LOC121248605 gene encoding nucleobase-ascorbate transporter 1-like isoform X2, whose protein sequence is MAANIIHPPMEQLQDLEYCIDSNPPWAETILLAFQNYILMLGTSVMIPTMLVPAMGGSAGEKARVIQTLLFVAGINTLLQALFGTRLPAVVGGSFAYVIPIAYIVSDSQLQRISDPHERFIQTMRAIQGALIVASSIQIVLGYSQLWGLFSRFFSPLGMAPVVALVGLGLFQRGFPALGNCVEIGIPMLLLIIGLSLYLKHVRPFRDVPIFERFPVLVCVTIIWIYSLVLTASGAYQDKSLRTQSSCRTDRANLISTAPWFKLPYPLQWGPPTFSAGHSFAMMSAVLVSMVESTGAYKATSRLAIATPPPAYVLSRGIGWQGIGILLDGLFGTGTGSTVSVENAGLLGLTRVGSRRVVEISAGFMIFFSTLGKFGAVFASIPFPIFAALYCVLFGLVASVGLSFLQFTNMNCMRNLIITGLSLFLGISVPQFFNEYWNPSRHGLVHTNAGWFNAFINTVFSSPPTVGLIVAVFLDNTLEVDKSKTDRGMTWWGKFRSFRGDNRNEEFYTLPFNLNRFFPPT, encoded by the exons ATGGCAGCAAACATTATTCACCCTCCCATGGAACAACTCCAAGACCTTGAGTACTGTATAGACTCTAACCCTCCGTGGg ctGAAACCATCTTATTAGCATTTCAAAACTACATTCTAATGCTGGGCACAAGTGTTATGATCCCCACAATGCTCGTCCCTGCAATGGGTGGAAGTG CAGGGGAGAAAGCACGAGTTATACAGACTCTCCTCTTTGTGGCTGGCATTAACACACTTCTGCAAGCACTCTTTGGAACTCGGTTGCCAGCAGTTGTTGGAGGCTCCTTTGCTTATGTCATTCCCATAGCTTACATAGTAAGCGACTCCCAATTGCAACGGATTAGTGATCCTCATGAA AGATTTATACAAACTATGCGAGCTATCCAAGGAGCTCTAATTGTAGCCTCGAGCATACAAATAGTCTTGGGTTACAGCCAACTTTGGGGCCTCTTTTCACG ATTCTTCAGTCCTCTTGGTATGGCACCTGTGGTTGCATTGGTTGGCTTAGGATTGTTTCAACGAGGATTTCCTGCG TTGGGCAATTGTGTGGAAATTGGTATACCAATGCTGTTGTTGATCATTGGATTGTCACTA TATCTAAAGCATGTGAGGCCATTCAGAGATGTCCCTATTTTTGAACGATTCCCAGTGTTGGTATGCGTCACGATCATTTGGATCTATTCCCTTGTCTTGACTGCCAGTGGGGCTTATCAAGACAAGTCCCTTAGAACTCAAAGTAGTTGCCGCACGGACAGAGCTAATCTTATATCTACTGCCCCTTG GTTCAAGCTCCCATACCCTCTGCAGTGGGGTCCACCAACATTTTCAGCTGGTCATTCGTTTGCTATGATGTCTGCGGTCCTTGTTTCAATGGTTGAG TCAACTGGTGCATACAAGGCAACATCTAGGTTGGCAATTGCTACTCCTCCTCCTGCTTATGTATTGAGCCGTGGCATTGGTTGGCAA GGAATAGGAATCTTGCTTGATGGTCTGTTTGGAACGGGCACTGGTTCTACTGTTTCTGT GGAAAATGCTGGGCTCCTTGGATTAACTCGGGTTGGAAGTCGCAGAGTAGTTGAAATTTCTGCTGGCTTCATGATATTCTTCTCTACCCTAG GAAAATTTGGAGCTGTGTTTGCATCTATACCCTTCCCAATATTTGCTGCATTGTACTGTGTTCTCTTTGGGCTTGTGG CTTCGGTTGGATTATCATTTCTTCAATTCACAAACATGAATTGCATGAGAAATCTCATCATTACTGGGCTTTCACTGTTCCTTGGGATATCTGTCCCTCAGTTTTTCAATGAATATTGGAATCCTTCACGACATGGTCTGGTTCATACAAACGCTGGATGG TTCAATGCATTTATCAATACGGTATTCTCGTCTCCTCCAACGGTGGGTTTGATAGTGGCAGTGTTTCTGGACAACACGTTAGAAGTAGACAAGTCAAAGACAGATAGAGGAATGACATGGTGGGGGAAGTTCAGAAGCTTTAGAGGTGATAACAGAAATGAAGAGTTCTACACTTTGCCATTCAATCTCAATAGGTTTTTCCCACCAACTTAG
- the LOC121248605 gene encoding nucleobase-ascorbate transporter 1-like isoform X1, with protein MWFAEIYTNYASYPRSSNCSLEHTNSLGLQPTLGPLFTILQSSWYGTCGCIGWLRIVSTRISCGTYCYEKAFRVFSGFSLKEEFAFNLGNCVEIGIPMLLLIIGLSLYLKHVRPFRDVPIFERFPVLVCVTIIWIYSLVLTASGAYQDKSLRTQSSCRTDRANLISTAPWFKLPYPLQWGPPTFSAGHSFAMMSAVLVSMVESTGAYKATSRLAIATPPPAYVLSRGIGWQGIGILLDGLFGTGTGSTVSVENAGLLGLTRVGSRRVVEISAGFMIFFSTLGKFGAVFASIPFPIFAALYCVLFGLVASVGLSFLQFTNMNCMRNLIITGLSLFLGISVPQFFNEYWNPSRHGLVHTNAGWFNAFINTVFSSPPTVGLIVAVFLDNTLEVDKSKTDRGMTWWGKFRSFRGDNRNEEFYTLPFNLNRFFPPT; from the exons ATGTGGTTTGCAGAGATTTATACAAACTATGCGAGCTATCCAAGGAGCTCTAATTGTAGCCTCGAGCATACAAATAGTCTTGGGTTACAGCCAACTTTGGGGCCTCTTTTCACG ATTCTTCAGTCCTCTTGGTATGGCACCTGTGGTTGCATTGGTTGGCTTAGGATTGTTTCAACGAGGATTTCCTGCGGTACGTATTGCTATGAGAAGGCCTTTAGGGTATTCAGTGGGTTCAGCCTCAAAGAGGAGTTTGCATTCAAT TTGGGCAATTGTGTGGAAATTGGTATACCAATGCTGTTGTTGATCATTGGATTGTCACTA TATCTAAAGCATGTGAGGCCATTCAGAGATGTCCCTATTTTTGAACGATTCCCAGTGTTGGTATGCGTCACGATCATTTGGATCTATTCCCTTGTCTTGACTGCCAGTGGGGCTTATCAAGACAAGTCCCTTAGAACTCAAAGTAGTTGCCGCACGGACAGAGCTAATCTTATATCTACTGCCCCTTG GTTCAAGCTCCCATACCCTCTGCAGTGGGGTCCACCAACATTTTCAGCTGGTCATTCGTTTGCTATGATGTCTGCGGTCCTTGTTTCAATGGTTGAG TCAACTGGTGCATACAAGGCAACATCTAGGTTGGCAATTGCTACTCCTCCTCCTGCTTATGTATTGAGCCGTGGCATTGGTTGGCAA GGAATAGGAATCTTGCTTGATGGTCTGTTTGGAACGGGCACTGGTTCTACTGTTTCTGT GGAAAATGCTGGGCTCCTTGGATTAACTCGGGTTGGAAGTCGCAGAGTAGTTGAAATTTCTGCTGGCTTCATGATATTCTTCTCTACCCTAG GAAAATTTGGAGCTGTGTTTGCATCTATACCCTTCCCAATATTTGCTGCATTGTACTGTGTTCTCTTTGGGCTTGTGG CTTCGGTTGGATTATCATTTCTTCAATTCACAAACATGAATTGCATGAGAAATCTCATCATTACTGGGCTTTCACTGTTCCTTGGGATATCTGTCCCTCAGTTTTTCAATGAATATTGGAATCCTTCACGACATGGTCTGGTTCATACAAACGCTGGATGG TTCAATGCATTTATCAATACGGTATTCTCGTCTCCTCCAACGGTGGGTTTGATAGTGGCAGTGTTTCTGGACAACACGTTAGAAGTAGACAAGTCAAAGACAGATAGAGGAATGACATGGTGGGGGAAGTTCAGAAGCTTTAGAGGTGATAACAGAAATGAAGAGTTCTACACTTTGCCATTCAATCTCAATAGGTTTTTCCCACCAACTTAG
- the LOC121248607 gene encoding uncharacterized protein LOC121248607 isoform X2 has translation MASAEAGDRDHAVVELIVRDETASEADAAAAVVSEEITPLLNQVEKPKINIFSVSNPRRKPREQVTRFPEAETAPLTQFVLWVWSGSRYSGLLLQPIPLFETAFTRCTIVMVLSYFWLRKNGYSLLGSTHVRKLLILRALMGYLSLMSYVYCIQRLPLSQAIVLSFTTPIIASIAARIILHEKLKIADIGGLSCSFFGVLFIFRQLLTTKGGLVKAGEASNTYLSGSHHIYVVLVGLFSSITGGISYSLIRAGAKASDQPVVTVFSFVTLAAPAAGLCTFAFEDFVLPGFYSLLLMLVLSLLAFLAEVFLARGLQLEKTSKAANILYIEAALSQLWDIGYSRTAPSFGRLVGCLLIFISVCCTLYVGPDKEME, from the exons ATGGCGTCCGCTGAGGCCGGAGACCGAGATCATGCCGTGGTTGAGCTCATCGTCCGCGACGAAACAGCGTCCGAAGCTGATGCTGCCGCGGCAGTTGTCTCCGAGGAGATAACCCCTCTCTTGAATCAGGTCGAGAAGCCCAAGATTAACATATTCAGTGTCTCTAATCCCCGTAGAAAACCTAGG GAGCAAGTGACAAGATTTCCTGAAGCAGAGACAGCTCCGCTAACTCAATTTGTATTGTGGGTGTGGAGTGGATCCAGATACTCTGGTCTCTTGT TGCAACCAATTCCTTTATTTGAGACGGCTTTTACTAGATGTACAATTGTCATGgttctatcatatttttggCTGAGAAAGAATGGGTATTCATTACTTGGATCGACGCATGTTAGGAAACTTTTGATTTTAAGAGCCCTTATGGGATATCTTTCACTGATGAGTTATGTTTATTG CATTCAAAGGTTACCTTTGTCTCAGGCAATTGTATTAAGTTTTACCACACCAATTATAGCATCAATCGCAGCTAGAATAATTTTGCACGAGAAGTTGAAAATTGCTGACATCGGAG GTCTTTCCTGCAGTTTCTTTGGCGTGCTCTTCATTTTCCGTCAGCTACTTACAACAAAAG GTGGGTTAGTTAAAGCTGGGGAAGCAAGCAATACATATCTTAGTGGCAGTCACCATATATACGTGGTCTTAGTTGGTTTGTTTTCATCAATAACTGGTGGAATCAGCTATTCCCTCATAAGGGCTGGAGCAAAGGCATCTGATCAGCCAGT GGTTACAGTTTTTTCGTTTGTCACATTGGCTGCCCCTGCTGCTGGATTATGTACATTTGCATTTGAG GACTTTGTGCTGCCAGGTTTTTATTCCCTTTTACTCATGCTGGTACTCAGTCTTCTGGCCTTTTTAGCAGAG GTATTTTTAGCACGCGGACTTCAGCTTGAAAAAACCAGCAAAGCTGCAAATATACTGTACATAGAG GCTGCCCTGTCACAATTATGGGACATAGGTTACTCAAGAACAGCTCCATCTTTTGGGCGACTTGTTGGATgtttactcatttttatttcaGTGTGTTGCACATTGTATGTTGGACCCGATAAAGAGATGGAGTGA
- the LOC121248607 gene encoding uncharacterized protein LOC121248607 isoform X1 has product MASAEAGDRDHAVVELIVRDETASEADAAAAVVSEEITPLLNQVEKPKINIFSVSNPRRKPREQVTRFPEAETAPLTQFVLWVWSGSRYSGLLCMAISSIVYFFMEVLANVFSVQPIPLFETAFTRCTIVMVLSYFWLRKNGYSLLGSTHVRKLLILRALMGYLSLMSYVYCIQRLPLSQAIVLSFTTPIIASIAARIILHEKLKIADIGGLSCSFFGVLFIFRQLLTTKGGLVKAGEASNTYLSGSHHIYVVLVGLFSSITGGISYSLIRAGAKASDQPVVTVFSFVTLAAPAAGLCTFAFEDFVLPGFYSLLLMLVLSLLAFLAEVFLARGLQLEKTSKAANILYIEAALSQLWDIGYSRTAPSFGRLVGCLLIFISVCCTLYVGPDKEME; this is encoded by the exons ATGGCGTCCGCTGAGGCCGGAGACCGAGATCATGCCGTGGTTGAGCTCATCGTCCGCGACGAAACAGCGTCCGAAGCTGATGCTGCCGCGGCAGTTGTCTCCGAGGAGATAACCCCTCTCTTGAATCAGGTCGAGAAGCCCAAGATTAACATATTCAGTGTCTCTAATCCCCGTAGAAAACCTAGG GAGCAAGTGACAAGATTTCCTGAAGCAGAGACAGCTCCGCTAACTCAATTTGTATTGTGGGTGTGGAGTGGATCCAGATACTCTGGTCTCTTGTGTATGGCCATATCGTCTATCGTCTATTTTTTCATGGAAGTTCTTGCTAATGTTTTCTCTG TGCAACCAATTCCTTTATTTGAGACGGCTTTTACTAGATGTACAATTGTCATGgttctatcatatttttggCTGAGAAAGAATGGGTATTCATTACTTGGATCGACGCATGTTAGGAAACTTTTGATTTTAAGAGCCCTTATGGGATATCTTTCACTGATGAGTTATGTTTATTG CATTCAAAGGTTACCTTTGTCTCAGGCAATTGTATTAAGTTTTACCACACCAATTATAGCATCAATCGCAGCTAGAATAATTTTGCACGAGAAGTTGAAAATTGCTGACATCGGAG GTCTTTCCTGCAGTTTCTTTGGCGTGCTCTTCATTTTCCGTCAGCTACTTACAACAAAAG GTGGGTTAGTTAAAGCTGGGGAAGCAAGCAATACATATCTTAGTGGCAGTCACCATATATACGTGGTCTTAGTTGGTTTGTTTTCATCAATAACTGGTGGAATCAGCTATTCCCTCATAAGGGCTGGAGCAAAGGCATCTGATCAGCCAGT GGTTACAGTTTTTTCGTTTGTCACATTGGCTGCCCCTGCTGCTGGATTATGTACATTTGCATTTGAG GACTTTGTGCTGCCAGGTTTTTATTCCCTTTTACTCATGCTGGTACTCAGTCTTCTGGCCTTTTTAGCAGAG GTATTTTTAGCACGCGGACTTCAGCTTGAAAAAACCAGCAAAGCTGCAAATATACTGTACATAGAG GCTGCCCTGTCACAATTATGGGACATAGGTTACTCAAGAACAGCTCCATCTTTTGGGCGACTTGTTGGATgtttactcatttttatttcaGTGTGTTGCACATTGTATGTTGGACCCGATAAAGAGATGGAGTGA
- the LOC121249305 gene encoding F-box protein At3g07870-like, with the protein MDSDSEIIEVERKRSNLGAELSSQVLESLPRDLILCILSRLPVSSFVQLKSVCTGWRMLTRDPDLVNKYRSCMDGINNPCLIFHSDCTVRNQLHFVEFPACNHESEEKVKRFHVPFWEAMPEFDVLGSSNGLLCLSDSLQNDAICVYNPFTGNYQDLPKSTQFPNQQVVYGFGFHPTAKEYKVLKIVYYMKTDKDYLRPLRVYVELDSEVQIFTLGSSTWRSLGKVGYRHHLYQWHSQVLVNGRLHWVTWPRRYHRGIKIISFDLAEEQFLEVPSTPLMGFNYHLVVLGECLSAAVYFNYCKLEIWVMAEYGVEESWIKKFDIRAHMPKGLKEDPANQFFKNSKIIWKGGYIRVLCLLKNGDILLEYKNRALVSYDPKSGEFKDVIFQGMPKWYQTIVHVGSLTWIETSLISTDA; encoded by the coding sequence ATGGACTCAGACTCGGAGATCATAGAGGttgaaagaaagagaagcaACCTAGGAGCAGAACTATCAAGCCAAGTACTGGAAAGTCTCCCTCGCGATCTCATCCTTTGCATACTTTCGAGGCTTCCGGTATCATCTTTCGTTCAACTCAAGTCAGTATGCACAGGTTGGCGCATGTTAACACGAGATCCCGATCTTGTTAACAAGTATAGATCATGCATGGATGGGATCAACAATCCATGCCTCATATTCCACAGCGATTGTACCGTCAGAAACCAACTTCACTTTGTAGAATTCCCAGCTTGCAACCACGAGTCCGAGGAGAAGGTGAAAAGGTTCCATGTGCCTTTCTGGGAGGCAATGCCTGAGTTTGATGTGCTAGGCTCATCTAATGGTTTGCTATGCCTATCCGATTCGTTACAGAACGATGCAATCTGCGTATACAATCCTTTTACTGGAAACTACCAAGATTTGCCAAAGTCTACGCAGTTTCCGAATCAACAGGTGGTTTATGGATTCGGGTTTCATCCCACAGCCAAGGAATATAAGGTGCTTAAGATAGTTTACTACATGAAAACTGATAAAGACTACTTGCGTCCCCTTAGAGTCTATGTTGAGTTGGATTCAGAAGTTCAAATCTTCACTCTGGGAAGCTCCACTTGGAGAAGTTTGGGAAAGGTAGGTTACCGCCACCACCTTTATCAGTGGCATTCACAGGTCTTGGTTAATGGAAGACTCCATTGGGTGACTTGGCCACGTAGATACCACCGTGGGATCAAGATCATCTCGTTTGACTTGGCAGAGGAGCAATTTCTGGAGGTCCCAAGTACACCTTTAATGGGGTTTAATTATCATCTGGTGGTTCTAGGAGAATGTCTTTCTGCTGCAGTTTATTTTAACTATTGCAAATTGGAGATATGGGTAATGGCAGAGTATGGTGTGGAGGAGTCTTGGATCAAGAAGTTCGACATAAGAGCCCACATGCCTAAGGGACTTAAAGAAGACCCAGCAAACCAGTTCTTCAAGAATTCAAAGATAATCTGGAAAGGAGGATATATTCGAGTTTTATGCCTTCTGAAGAACGGTGACATCTTATTGGAATATAAAAATAGAGCTCTGGTATCTTATGACCCCAAAAGCGGAGAGTTTAAAGATGTAATATTTCAGGGAATGCCGAAGTGGTATCAGACAATTGTGCATGTGGGTAGCCTTACCTGGATTGAGACTTCCTTGATCAGTACTGATGCATGA
- the LOC121249306 gene encoding F-box protein At3g07870-like, with protein sequence MDSDLELIEVERKRSNPEGDQQPLSQLQSLPRHLVLCILSRLPVSSLVRLKSVCRGWRMLAQDPDLVNMHSTCMDAENNPCLIFPSDCTTRERLYFVDFPACSHGEEKVKRFRVPSRKALRKFDVLGSSNGLLCLSASLHQNDAALYVCNPFIRNYVRLTN encoded by the coding sequence ATGGACTCAGACTTGGAGTTGATAGAGGTTGAAAGAAAGAGGAGCAACCCAGAAGGAGATCAACAACCCTTAAGCCAACTTCAAAGTCTCCCGCGCCACCTCGTCCTTTGCATACTTTCAAGGCTTCCCGTATCATCTTTGGTTCGGCTCAAGTCCGTATGCAGAGGTTGGCGCATGTTAGCACAAGATCCTGATCTTGTTAATATGCATAGCACATGCATGGATGCAGAGAACAATCCATGCCTCATATTCCCCAGTGATTGTACCACTAGAGAACGGCTTTACTTTGTAGACTTTCCTGCTTGCAGCCATGGGGAGGAGAAGGTTAAAAGGTTCCGAGTGCCTTCCCGGAAGGCACTGCGTAAGTTTGATGTGCTAGGCTCATCTAATGGTTTATTATGCTTATCTGCTTCATTACATCAGAATGATGCAGCACTCTACGTATGCAATCCTTTTATCAGGAACTACGTACGTTTAACAAACTAG
- the LOC121249307 gene encoding F-box protein At3g07870-like — translation MIKLVYYRRDGTFYQYRPDASAYITDSDVQIFTLGSSTWRSLGKARGRYFSNQSLSQALVNGRLHWVTLPDLRRMEIISFDLTDEQFREVPSTPLKGTYELVVLGGCLSAAVYLNSGTLEIWVMREYDVEESWIKKLNIRAHMPKGLEEDLTSQIFNNSRIRRHGGIWGHMSAWSWPRVLCLLKTGEILMEYESRVLVSYDPKSGEFKDLMFQGIPKWYRTIVHAGCLNWID, via the coding sequence ATGATTAAGTTAGTGTACTACAGGAGAGATGGTACATTCTACCAATATCGGCCCGATGCATCAGCATATATAACGGATTCAGATGTTCAAATTTTCACTTTGGGTAGCTCCACCTGGAGAAGTTTGGGAAAGGCAAGGGGCCGCTACTTTTCTAATCAGTCGTTATCACAGGCGTTGGTTAATGGAAGACTGCATTGGGTCACTCTGCCAGATCTCCGAAGGATGGAGATCATCTCGTTTGACTTGACAGATGAGCAATTCCGGGAGGTCCCAAGTACACCTTTGAAGGGTACTTATGAGCTAGTGGTTCTGGGAGGATGTCTTTCTGCTGCAGTTTATTTGAACTCTGGCACATTGGAGATATGGGTAATGAGAGAGTATGATGTGGAGGAGTCTTGGATTAAGAAATTAAACATAAGAGCCCACATGCCTAAGGGACTTGAGGAAGACTTAACAAGTCAAATCTTCAATAATTCAAGAATACGTCGGCATGGAGGGATCTGGGGGCATATGTCGGCATGGAGCTGGCCCCGAGTTTTATGCCTTCTGAAGACTGGTGAGATCTTAATGGAATATGAAAGTAGAGTTCTAGTATCTTATGACCCAAAAAGTGGAGAGTTTAAAGACCTAATGTTTCAGGGAATACCAAAGTGGTATCGGACAATTGTGCATGCGGGCTGCCTTAATTGGATTGATTGA